The Planctomycetota bacterium nucleotide sequence CAAAACGGGTCTGTTCGAGATCCATGCGGACGCCCGTCAGCAAATCGTCGAAGAGCGCGCGCTCGATGCCGCAGGCCTGGACGGTGTGGCCGAACGCTTCGAGCGCCCAGCGTTGCTCGCCGCGTAGTGCCGAGGGCATACGCCCGGCATAGACCTCGTCGAGAATGCCGTCGAACTCAGCGAGTTTTTCACGTTTGGCGTCGTCGGCACCGACGCTGTCAACCGCGTCATCCACACTGCGGCAAAACGCGTACACCGCAAACGCATGACGTCGCTTGGGCTTGCTGAGAAACTTGCTGGCGAAGTGGAACGACTTGGCGTGGCGTCGGCAAATGGCTTCGGCCGCGTCGTAAGACGCTGCATCAGCGAGTGGTGTTGGGTTGGCGTGCGTCGTGGCCATGGGCACGGGCAACATAGCCGGTCAGCCGCGTGGGGGAAACTGCCGACTTGCCGGAACGACCGACCGTTCGGGTTACTTCCCGCTGACGAACCGACCTTCGATCTGGTCGAGCGCCTTGCCGGTATCGTCGCCGGCTTCAAGGGCGGCGGTGACTTTCTTGATGCCGTGCATGACGGTGGTGTGGTCGCGGCCGCCGTAGAAACCGCCGATCTCGGCGTAGCTGTAGCGGGTGTGTCGGCGAGCCAGGAACATGCAAATCTGCCGGGGCCAGGCGATCGACTTGGTACGGCGTTTACCCTGAAGCTCCTGCACCTTGACGTTGAAGTAGCGCGACACCGCGTCGTTGATCGCCTCGATCGTCACCGACGTGCTCTGCTCGACCGGCGGCTCGCCCAATGCGTGCCTGGCAAGTTCGACCGTCGGCTCCTGCTCCACCGAACGGGCGTAGCCGTCAACGGTCATGATCGCGCCTTCGAGTTCACGCGTGTTGTTCTCGAAGCGGTTGGCGATGTACTCGATCACGTCATGGCCGAGATCAATGTCGCGCATCCGCGCCTTTTTCTTCACGATGGCGATGCGGGTCTCCAAGTGCGGCCGCTCGATACGGGCGACGATGCCCCAGTTGAACCGGCTGCTGAGACGCTCCTCGATGTCGGGGATCTCGGTGGGCGCGACATCGGCGCTGAGGACGATCTGCTTCTTCGCCTGCCAGAGCGAGTTGAACGTGTGGAAGAACTCTTCCTGCGTCTGCTCCTTGCCCGAGAGAAAGTGAATGTCGTCGATGATGAGCACGTCCGCGTGACGGAAGCGATGCCGGAAGCCGGTCATTTGGCCGGCCTCCACGGCGTTGATGTACTGCGTGATGAAGTCCTCGCAGGAGATGTACACGATGCGTGCCTCGGGGCGGTTGGCGAGGATGGCTTGGCAGATGGCCTGGAGCAGGTGCGTCTTGCCGAGCCCGGGCATGCCGTGGACGAACAGCGGGTTGTAGTTGGTCCCCGGCGCGTCGCCGACGGCGGTCGCGGCAGCGTAGGCGAAACGGTTGCTGTGGCCTTCGACGAAGTTCTCGAAGGTGTGGTCCGGCGAGAGCGGCATCGGCTCGTCGGCCTGATCGAACACACCGCCGGTCGGCTTGGTGTCGCAGTGGAACACGACCGACAGGAGCCGGTGCGTGACGTTTTGTGCCGCGTGGCTGAAGGCTTCGGCACACTTGCCGTTGAGGTAGTTGAGTTGGGCGATGTCCTGGCAATGGACCGCGATCACCCCGCCGTCGATGGCGAGCGGACGAAGCTGGGCGAACCACGCCCGGTTCAGCGTCGGATGATGAATCTTGACCTGCGTGAGGATGCGACGCCATGTGGACTCGTCGAGCGGACGACCTGCCTTGGCGGAACTGCTCGCGTGCGGTGCGGACATGTGTGCGGGGATCTCCTGATGAATGGGATAAACCGCGTCCGTCGAAGCACCATGGCGGCGTGCCCGCGGATCAGTCGATACCGTGGCGTCGCTCGGTTTCCGCTGCGGCATGGCCATGAATACCTCCCTGAAACTACGTTGATCCCTACGACTTCAGCACACACCGAACGAGGTCACGATGCAACCACGCCGGACGCCGACTTGCTCGAATAGCGACTCGCCAAAACAGCTTGGAGCCATCGATGCGAGCGGCGAGCATACGACATTCTCGCCGTGCTTCCACACCGAAGATCGGCTCAATTTTTTGTGGCCCGCTTAGCCGCCGTTAGGCGAGGATTTACGCGCGAGAATCATCCGAAAATTATCCCCGCCGACGTGTCACGAAGACGACGGCAGTTGCAAGCCGAGTGCTTCCATCACCATCTGCAAGTCACCCCAGACGGTGCGTCGAGTTTTCTCGTTGTAGCTGCGGAGCACATATGCCGGGTGGTAGGTCGGCATGAGTTGGATGCCTCGCCATGTGTGCCATCGGCCGCGGAGCTTGCCCATCGACAGGCTGCTGTTGAGCATGTACCGCGAGGCGGGCAGGCCGAGCGTGACGATGACCTCCGGCCGCACCAGTTGCACCTGTTCGAGTAGGTAGGGTGTGCAGGCGGCCGTTTCGTCGGCGGTCGGTTGCCGATTGTTCGGCGGTCGGCACTTCACGACGTTGGCGATGAACACCGACTCCCGGGACAAACCCATCGCGTCGATCATCTTGTCGAGCAACTGCCCGGCCCGACCGACGAACGGACGACCGGTTTCATCCTCGTTTTGGCCCGGCCCTTCACCGATGAACATCAGCCGGGCATCGGGTGCCCCTTCTCCGAAGACGGTCTGCGTACGCGTCTCATGCAGCACGCATTTGGTGCAACCGGTCACATGAGTTTGGTCGAGCACGGTCAGTTGCTTAACGCGTTCCTCGACAGGCAACGGCTCGCCGGGTAGCGGGTCATCCGGCGGCGTGGCATCGGCCTTCGTTGCGGTGACCGAATTGCCGAAGAGATCGACCACGGGTTTGGGACGTGGCGGTTCCGCTTTGGGCTTGGCTTGTTTCCGAGGCCCGCGTGGCAGCGGCAGGCTGGACGTCGAGTCATCCGCACCCGAAGCCGACCCGGCACCACCGGTGGTGTCCGACCAGGTCACCGCCTCAACACCGAACGCCTGCTCGGCTTTGAGCAGCAGACGCTTTCGGGCGTTGAGGATGCGGTCGGTTTCGCTCACGATGACTACTGTACGCCCTCACACGGACCACACGCATGAGCCAAAACCAACAAGTTTCGGGCTTCACCACCCCCGCCGACCTGCCGCCCAAGGCTGACATTCTCGCCGAGCCCATCCGGCACATCGACGTCACCGCCCACGACTGCCGACCCACCGTCGACGCGATGCGGCACATGGCGTTCACCTCCCGCGACCTCGCCCGGGCTGCCGACATCTACGACACCATGCTCGCCGACCGCGACTGCGCGATCATCCTCTGCATCGCCGGGTCGATGGTCTCGGCCGGGCTCAAGAAGGTCTTCACCGACCTGATCGACAACCACATGGTCGACGCCATCGTCTCCACGGGCGCGAACATCGTCGACCAGGACTTTTTCGAAGCCCTCGGCTTCAACCACTACGTCGCCCCCGACGAGTACAAGTCCGGCATCCACGATCAGGCACTCCGCGAGCTGATGATCGACCGGATCTATGACACGTTCATCGACGAGGAGCAGCTACGCGTCAGCGACGACACGACCAAGGCGATCTTCGATGGACTCGAACCGCGGCCGTATACGAGCCGGGAGCTCATGGCCGTGCTCGGGAAGCACCTCGACGAGCACGGCGTCAAGGGCGACGGCCGCAGCATCATCCACTCGGCTTTCCAGCGTGACGTGCCGATCTACATCCCCGCGCTCAACGACTGCTCGGCCGGCTTTGGTTTGGTTGGGCACCAGAAGGAGCGCCGCGACGCCGGCCAGCCGTACATGACCCACGACGGCGGCGGCGACTTCTACGAACTCTCCAAGATCAAATCGCTCAACCGCACCACCGGCCTGTTCATGCTCGGCGGCGGCGTGCCGAAGAACTTCGCCCAGGACATCACCGTCGCCGCCGATTACTTCGGCCAGGAGCCGACGCTGCACAAGTACGCCATCCAGGTCACCGTCGCCGACGTCCGCGACGGCGCCCTCTCAAGCAGCACGCTTAAGGAAGCGTGTAGCTGGGGCAAGGTCGATACGGTGCACGAGCAGATGGTCTTCAGCGAAGCCACCCTCGCCGTCCCGCTCATCGCCGGCTACGCATACCACCAGAGCAGCTGGAAACACCGCGAAGGCAAACGCCTCGCGACGCAGGTGTGAGCGTTCTGCCATTCTGAGCGCAGCCGAGGGATCTAGCCTCGAAAGCCGACCGCACGATTCAGCCGCTGGGCATCCGAAGCTAGATCCTTCGACTTTGCTCAAGATGACATTCGCACCCATGTCCAAGTTCGTCGAATCCTGTGTCGAGATGGTGAAAGAGCCGGCCAAGCTGGCCGAGCGTGCGCAGAAGGGAAAGCCCCGTGCCCGCAAACTGCTCAAGGCGGTCGAGGGCAAGAAGAACATCATCGTCAGCTGCCACATGCACCCCGACCCGGACGCGCTCGGCTCGGCGGCGGGGTTGACCTATCTACTCGAAAAACGCATGCCCGATGCCCGCGTCCGCATGTGCGTCCGTGGCCAGATTCCCGGCGGGCTCAATGATGCCTTTTCCAAGCACGCGCGGCTCGACATCGACAAATGGCCCGAGTCGTTCGACGACATCGACGCCGCCATCCTCTGCGACGTCCAGCCGGCATTCCCCACCAACCCCCTGCCGGACGACGTTTCGCCCGTCGCCGTCGTTGACCACCACCGTTCGCGGCGCAAGAACCCCGACTCCAAGTTCTGCGACATCCGCCCGGACATCGGCGCGACCGCGAGCATCGTGTTCAGTTACTTCGCCGAGCTCGACGAGGTGATCCCGCCGGACCTCTCGGCCGTCTTGCTGTACGCGATCGAGTCCGACCTCGCCGGCAGCGCGGGGACGCCGAGCGAGTTGGACAACCTTGCCCTTTCCACGCTCGCGCTCACCGCCGACACGCGCCGGTTGTACAAGATGCGCAACGTCGCGCTGCCCCAGGAGTACTTCGCCGGCTACGCCGCCGCGATGACCAACGCCGTCCGCTACGGCAACTGCATGGTCTCGGCACTCGGCCCGGTGCAAACGCTGGAGAAGCCCGCAGTGATGGCCGACTTCCTGCTCCGACTCGACGGTGTCGAAACCGTCCTAGTCACCGGATTGCATGACGAAGACGGCAACGGCATCGCCGACCGGCTCGTGCTCTCGCTCCGCACCGGCGGCGGCCGGTCGGCCGGCGAACTGATGCGCAAACTCGTCCGTGACATCGGCCAGGGCGGCGGTCACAAGCACAAGGCCGGCGGCTTCATCTCGCTCGACGAACTCTCCGACCTTCCCAAAATCCGCGCCCGCATCAAACGCCGACTGCTCCGCAACCTCGACATCGGCGACGCCCGCGGCCAGTGGCTGCTCCCCGATGCCCCGCCCAAGATCGACGTCACCGGCGGCACCGCCACCGCCCGCAGCGCCCCCGCCATGGACCTCGAAGACGCGGTCTAATCACCCATTTTGCGGCCGCGGCGCAGCCGCCCGCTCCTCCGCCAGAAACCTGCGCACCCACGCCCCGATCTCATCCCGGATCTCCCGAAACAGCACCCGCTGCTCATCCACCGGCATCTCCGCATCCGGATCAGTAAACGCCCGATGCACCGTCCGCTTCGCCCCGGCAAAAACCGGACACGCTTCCTTCGCCGAATCGCACACCGTAATCACCGCGTCATACTCACCGTCGGCATACCGATCGACGTGGTCCGACGTGTGCTTGCTGATGTCGACACCGACCTCGGCCATCACCTCAACCGCAACCGGATGCACCCCCTTCGGATGCGTTCCGGCCGAGTCGACGTGGACACCCGCCCCGCCCAGATGCGCAAGCCAACCATGCGCCATCTGCGAGCGACATCGATTGCCAGTGCAAAGCACGAGGTAGCGTTTCATGTCCGACCGTAGGGCAGGCACGGCCTGCCAACTCGGGGAGCGGCCGATCAATCCCACCAGAAGTACAGCCGATCGCCGTGCGTGAGCGCTGTCGCAAGCGCTGCGACACTGCCGACGCCTTGGTTGACGATGTCCGGACAGAACGTGTACATCCACTTGGCCAGCGCACGACTGTTCCCGCCCCGTCCGGTGAACCGTCCCTCGATCAGGTCGTAGTCGATCGTCGATAGGACAAACGGCCGAAGCTCGTGCAACTGTCGCAGCGCGGCGAAAACTTGCCCGGGCCCGACTTCGTAGTTGGCTCCGTTCGACTGCATCAGCCCGATCGCCTCGGCGAGGTCGGTCGAGGGGATCAGCATGACACGGGCGTCTGGATGAATCTGGAATCCCGCCGGGCCGTTGCCGATGAACACGCGACAGCCGAGGCTTTCGATCGCGTCGCGCTGCTCGTCGACGACACGCTTGGCCGTGTCTTCCCCGGCGACGAAGTAGTGGATGTTCGAAACCTCGTCGGACGTCCGCGCCTCGACGCCCAGCGCCTCCTCCAGAAGGTCTACCGCCCCCTGCGGACACGGCTCTGCAAACGTCGGCATCGGCAACTCGTACGCCGCGCCCTTCCAACGCTGCTCAATCACCGGTGCGGCCTTCTTCTTCGCCTGCTTCTTCGCTCGCTTCGGCGTCGCCTTCTCAGCTTCGCCGAGGAGATCAATCACCTCCCGAAGGCCCGCCTTGCTCGGGGCCGGGCGTCGATCGTCGGAGTAGCGCAAACCTTTCCAACGCTCGGCCGCCTGTCGCGGCGTCAGCTTGTTGATGTCGTACGCCTTCGCGTGCGGATCGGCTCCGGCTTCGAGCAGAACGCGCACCACGTCGGCGTGACCCTCCTTCGCAGCACAGTGCAAGGGCGTCTGCTTTTCCGAATCCTTCACGCTCGGCTTCACGTTCTTCCCCAACAGCCAACGCACCGCCCCAACCTGCCCGTGCTCGGCAGCGACGTGCAGCACTTGCCGACGGTGCTCATTCAAGCCGGCCGTTCTCTGATGGGGATCGGCACCAGCGTCGAGGAGTCGCTGCATGACTTCCACATCGCCAAGCTTGCAAGCCGCGATCATCGGCGTGAGCTCTTCGACGTACGCGGCACCCGGCGCATTGGGGTCGGCCCCAGCGTGAAGCAACAGCTCAACGATCTCCCGATGGCCGTCGAGCACGGCCCGGATCAACGGAGTCGTGTAAATCTGGCCACCATGCCAGTGCTGTTCCTGTTCGTCCAAGTCGGCCCCGGCATCGATGCAGCGTCGCACGAGATCCGGATCGCCGAGGGCAACGGCCGACAGCAACGCGTTCGCTTGGTTGGGATCGAAACCACCCGTTTTCTCGCTACCCGCCATAAGCAGAGCGTACCGCTACGCCGACCCCGGCTAAAGTGCGGCTTCATGGAACTGAGCAAGAGCTACGACGCCGCGGCGACCGAGTCGGCCGTTGCACGGGTCTGGAACGAGGAGAACTGCTTCCACGCGGAGCCGGACCCGAGCCGGGAGTCGTTCGTCGTGGTCATCCCGCCGCCGAACGTCACGGCGGCGCTGCACCTCGGGCACGCGCTCAACAACACGATCCAGGACATCCTCGTCCGCCGGGCGCGCATGCGGGGGCTCAACGCCGTCTGGCTCCCCGGCACCGACCACGCCGGCATCGCCACGCAGTCCGTCGTCGAGAAGCGCGTCCTCGCCGAGGAAGGCAAGCGTCGCACCGACTTCGAACGTGACGAGTTCGTCGCCAAGATCCAGGCGTGGAAGGACGAGTACGAGCAAACCATCCTCGGCCAGCTCAAGGCCATGGGCTGCAGCTGCGACTTCGACCGCACCGCGTTCACGATGGACGAGCAGCGGGCAAAGGCGGTCCGCGAAGCGTTCTTCCGGCTGTTCAAGGACGGCCTGATCTACCGCGGCAAACGGCTCGTCAATTGGGACCCCGTCACCCAAACGGCGCTGGCCGACGACGAGGTCGAGATGGAGGACATCGACGGCAGCTTCTGGTACCTGAAGTACCCCCTCGTCGATTCAGACGAGACGGTGACCGTCGCCACCACCCGCCCTGAAACCATGCTCGGCGACACTGCCGTTGCCGTGAACCCGAAGGACGAGAAGCGCGCCCACCTGATCGGCCGCAAAGTCCGCCTGCCGATCGTCGATCGCGAGATCCCGATCGTCGGCGACGAGTATGTCGTCATCCCCGACCCCGAAAGCAGCGACCCCAAAGCCAAGTACGCCAGCGGCTTCCTGAAAGTCACCCCCGCCCACGACCCCAACGACTGGGACATCGGCCAGCGGCACGACCTCGACGTCATCAACATCATGGCCCCCGACGCGTCGATCTCCGACGCCCACGGCTGGACGCCCGAAACCGACGCCGCGAAGGCGTTCGTCGGCAAGAGCCGCGAGGACGCCCGCACTGCCGTCGTCGAGTGGTTCAAGGACAACGGCCTGCTCGCCGAGGTCCGCCCTTACTCCCACGCCGTCGGCCACAGCTACCGCAGCCACGTCCCCGTCGAGCCGTACCTGAGCGACCAGTGGTACGTCGCCATGCAAAAGCCCATCGGCGGCGAGTCGGAAGGCAACGTGGAAGGCACCGACATTCCGAAGAACAGCCTTGCGGGTTACGCATTGACGGCGTTGAGCGGCGACCAAAGGGAGCTTCCCCCCGAAGCTCCCTTCGGTCGCCGCTCAACCAACCAACTGAGCTTCATCCCTGACCGCTACGCCAAGACCTACCACGCCTGGCACGCCAACCTCCGCGACTGGTGCATCAGCCGACAGCTCTGGTGGGGACATCGGATTCCGGTGTGGACATTTGCTCTTGAACTAAGTGGAATCGATGGCGTTCATACCGCCGCGGGAATCAAGGAGGGAAGATACAGAGCGTTCGAGCGAGCAAAGGTCCGTCTCGAGGAACTCGCAGCAGCAGAAGGGCAACCTGGTTGCTTTGTTTTCGACTTCAACTTTCTGGGCGCGAAGATTCGCGTTACCCCGCGAAACTCCGAAGCGATCGGTATCTTGCAACGGTTCATTGCCTACAAGCGGTCATTTGCTGCGCAGGAGGTGGGCAAGCGAACGCAGTACGCCGAACACGACGCTGACAATCGGCCGATTTACCATAACACGCATGTCAGGGAGACAGCGGCGGAAGCATTACTTGCTCTGCACAGCTTTGACACGATCGACCCCGACGTCCTCGACACCTGGTTCTCCTCCGCCCTCTGGCCGATCTCGACGCTTGGCTGGCCGGACGATACCGCCGAGCTGAAGGCGTGGAACCCCACCACCGTCCTCTGCACCGCGCGTGAGATCATCACGCTTTGGGTCGGGCGGATGGTCATGTTCAACCGCTACTTCCGTGGCGGTGACCTCCCGTTCAATGACGTGTTCATCCACGCGATGATCCAGGACGGGCACGGGCAGAAGATGTCGAAAAGCCTTGGCAATGGCGTCGATCCACTCGACATCATCCATTCGCATGGGGCCGACGCGATGCGTTTCACGCTCTGCCAGATGACCACGCACACGCAGGACGTCCGCATGCCGGTGGACATGGTCGACCCGCACACGGGCGAGACGTTCGAGCCAAAGACAATCACGAACAAGGCCGGCTTCACCGTCGCCGCGCCGATTCAGGAACACGGTGGCAAAAAGATGGTCAGCAGCTACGGCCTCGCGTCCGGCGAGGCGTCGCCGACCGACGACATGCCGCTGGCCCGCAATACCTCCAGCAAGTTCGACCTCGGCCGGAACTTCTGCAATAAGCTGTGGAACGCCTCGCGCTTCGTCATCGGCAACCTCGACGGTGACGCATCGGTCGGTGAGCTCTCCGCCGTCGATCGCTGGATCCTCTCGCGACTTGCCAAGACCATCGACGCGGTCAACGACGCCGCCGAGAACTACCGCTTCGACCGCTACGCGACGGCGATCTACGACTTCGTCTGGCGCGACTACTGCGACTGGTACATCGAGGCGGCGAAGCCGGCGCTGCGTGACGAAGCGACCGCGGCGACGACGCGAGCCGTCCTTTCGACATGCCTCGACGCGGCGTTGCGGCTGCTCAGCCCGATCACGCCGTTCGTTACCGAGAAGCTTTGGTGGGCGCTTAACGATGTCGCCCCGTCACGCGGCATCCCCGGCATGTTCGACCTGCCGCCGAGCGAGCGCTGCATGCTCGCGGCCTGGCCAACCGGCAACACGGACGCCATCGACGAGGAAGCGGAGGCGACCATCGCGACGCTACAGGAACTCGCCACCGCCATCCGCACGGTCCGTAATGAAAACAACGCCGATCCGCGCAAGAAGTATCCCGTGACCATCGCCGGTGCGTCCGACGCGGTGCAAGCCAACGCGTCCGTGATCGAGCTTTGGGCGACTTGCACGGTGAACTTCGGTAACGCCCCCGCCGACGCGGCCAAGACCACCGCGGCCGGCTGCGAGGTGTATGTCGAGGGCGTCATCGACAAAGCCGCCGGCGCGAAACGCAAGGCCGAACTCGAAAGGAAGATCAAGGCGATGCAAGGCAGGTTGGCGAACAAGGGCTACACCGACAAAGCCCCGGCCCACCTCGTCCAACAGACCCGCGACGAACTCGCCGCCGCCGAAGCGGAGCTTGCGGCGCTCTCGTAACGAACCACGTTGCGGAGCAACGCGTTTGAACGAGGAAGCTCGCTCAATGATCGTGCGCGCCTTCGAGGTCTTCGATCGGGACCGGGTCGGTCTCGCGGATCGACGCGACGAACTTGCTCGTTTGTTCGTTCGGCTCAAAGAGCGCGACGAGTTCGTCGGTGACATCGACGATTTCCACGCCCTTGCCGGTCCACGTCACGAACGGGACGATCACGTCAACACCCGCCTCGGCCGCGACATTGGGCAGCTGCCCCGCCACCGGTTCGAGCAGATCATCGACCGGCACCGCGGCGAAGCCCTGATAATGCAGTCGACGTTGCTGCGTCTTGCCCCACGATTCCAACTCGCCGACTTTGGCCTGATCACCATCGGCCTTCGCCTGGGCGTGTTCCTGCATCTTGAGATGCAGGCGTTCGTCGTTGAAGTCCGATCCTGCGTAGGCCACGGCGATCGCGCGGGTGTCGTACACGCCGACACGCAGCATCGGCACGGCAGCGTCGTTGGTGGAGTCACCAACCACCGACATCGGGACGGCGATCGCGACGAGCACGCAAAGAAGAACAAGAATTTTCACGGTTTGCTCCGGCTGGGGGCACCCGAGTGTATCAAACCACGGCGTTGACTCGTGCGACCCGACGCCACGGCTGGTCAGGTTGTCACACGCAAGATTTCATCGAGCGTCGTGACACCACTGACGACCTTCTCGGCACCGTCCTTACGCAGCGTCGTCATGCCGTTGCCATGGGCGAGTTTGCGGAGGTCGCCAAGGCTCATGCCTTTGGTGATCGCTTCGAGAATGCGATCGTTGGAACGCAGCAGTTCGTAGATGCCGAGCCGCCCGGCAAAGCCGGTGTCGCGACACGCATCGCAGCCGCAAGGCTTGAAAATCTCATCGGGCACTTTGCCGGTGAGCCCTTCGAGCTGCTCGGCGATCGGCTTGGTGAGTTTCGCGGACTTCTTGCAGTTGTCGCAGAGCCGCCGCACCAGCCGCTGGGCGAGCACGCCGCCGAGTGTCGCGCCAACAAGGTACGGCTCGATGCCGAGGTTGAACAAACGCGTCGCCGCGCTGACCGCGTCGTTGGTGTGCAGCGTCGAGAACACGAGGTGGCCGGTGAGCGCCGCTTGCGTTGCCAGCCGCGCGGTCTCGTCGTCGCGTACCTCGCCGACCATGACCACGTCCGGGTCCTGACGCAGCAGTGCTCGCAGAGCCGACGGAAACGTGAAGCCCGCCTTCTCGTTGACCTGGAACTGATTGATGCCCGCGAGGTGGTACTCGACGGGGTCCTCGACGGTCGAGATGTTGAGTTCCTCGGTGTTGATTTCGGAAAGCGCGGCGTAGAGCGTGGTCGACTTACCCGAACCGGTCGGCCCAGTGACAAGAACGATGCCGTTGGGTTGGGCGATGAGTTCACGCCACTGCTTGAGCATGTCGTAGCCGAAGCCGAGCTTCTCGAGGTTGTGCTGAGCTTTCTCGTTGTCGATGACGCGGATGACGACCTTTTCGCCGTGCCGGCCGGGCATCGTGCTGACGCGCAGGTCGATCGGACGTTTGTCCATCTGAACGTGGATGCCGCCGTCCTGAGGAAGGCGGCGCTCGGCGATGTC carries:
- a CDS encoding GspE/PulE family protein, which produces MPDVIQRKPLGQQLVDRGIVSQEDLDTALEIQQRSGNQRLLGEVVVDEGMASEGDVLAIIAEGYGVPFAQVNPRLADPKVIPALPRETIERHVVLPLFLVDDVLTVAVTEPANVFLVEELERISGHRVQVVAATAHDIEATLQAYMPDGEAFVIDEIIDDIDEQDFTLVESKKDDIADLEAAAGDSPVIKLVNFCVYTAVKEGASDIHIEPQEQGLRIRFRIDGHLHERLRPPQRLQAAVVSRIKIMAGLDIAERRLPQDGGIHVQMDKRPIDLRVSTMPGRHGEKVVIRVIDNEKAQHNLEKLGFGYDMLKQWRELIAQPNGIVLVTGPTGSGKSTTLYAALSEINTEELNISTVEDPVEYHLAGINQFQVNEKAGFTFPSALRALLRQDPDVVMVGEVRDDETARLATQAALTGHLVFSTLHTNDAVSAATRLFNLGIEPYLVGATLGGVLAQRLVRRLCDNCKKSAKLTKPIAEQLEGLTGKVPDEIFKPCGCDACRDTGFAGRLGIYELLRSNDRILEAITKGMSLGDLRKLAHGNGMTTLRKDGAEKVVSGVTTLDEILRVTT